A part of Myxococcales bacterium genomic DNA contains:
- the gyrA gene encoding DNA gyrase subunit A, with amino-acid sequence MTDTELIADGDGMNHGGGGVNAISITDELRTSFRDYSMSVIIQRALPDVRDGLKPVHRRILYAMFKEGLLSNKKFSKCAGVVGEVLKKYHPHGDVPVYDALVRMAQPWNMRELLIEGQGNFGSVDGDPPAAYRYTEARMAKIAEFIVADIDKDTVDFSPNFDATVEEPTVLPSRIPNLLVNGSEGIAVAMATKCPPHNLGEIVDGLLAMIAQHFEEGPELSWERLEQIIPGPDFPTAGIICGRRGCSQALRTGRGSITIRGRAEIERNEAGNKERIIITEIPFQLNKARLLERIAELTRSKRIEGISDLRDESSDRGGMRIVVEIKRDAMAEVVLNSLFQHTPLQGSYSVNMLSIVDGQPMTLNMMQMLDNFLNYRRKIVTRRSRYELKQASARFHIIAGLLTALDDIDQVITTIRSSKNTEEARLKLMALKFINATRIELFLAKPTAQIGDWLEQGFAGLDLDQANAILEMRLARLVGLEREKLINEAKELLLEIKKLNLILSDVKVLMGVIKEELIEVKDQFASPRRSIFDREAEALSKEDLIAEEDVLVTISHLGYVKRVQLSNYRAQRRGGKGKTAVVARNEDFVQDAFVASTHAYLLTFTNLGRVYWVKVHELPEGGTSSKGRPIVNLVSLDDGEQVCAILPVRQFPEIEGKQFIITCTKNGKVKKTDLLAYSNPRSTGLIACGIEENDELIAVKLSDGQNDVLLSTEKGMAIRFMETDVRGFGRQAVGVRGIKLKDSDKVVSMEIINNDATILTVTKNGYGKRTAVEEYRRQTRGGYGLITIKVDERNGPVVAAMQVKDEDEIMIVTNLGKLIRMSVDGVSTYGRNTKGLRLISIDKELGESVSSLVHIKDETSDESID; translated from the coding sequence ATGACTGATACTGAGCTGATAGCAGATGGCGATGGCATGAACCACGGCGGTGGAGGAGTTAATGCCATCAGCATTACGGATGAATTGCGAACTTCATTTCGTGATTATTCAATGAGTGTCATTATCCAGCGTGCTTTGCCGGATGTGCGGGATGGTTTAAAGCCAGTTCATCGTCGTATTCTATATGCCATGTTCAAAGAAGGGCTGTTGTCCAATAAAAAATTTAGTAAATGTGCCGGTGTGGTTGGGGAAGTTTTGAAAAAGTACCACCCTCACGGTGATGTACCTGTGTATGATGCACTGGTGCGTATGGCCCAGCCATGGAATATGCGCGAGCTTCTCATAGAAGGTCAAGGCAATTTTGGATCGGTGGATGGTGATCCTCCAGCGGCTTATCGTTATACCGAAGCACGCATGGCTAAAATTGCCGAATTTATTGTTGCCGATATTGATAAGGATACGGTGGATTTTTCACCAAACTTTGATGCAACGGTAGAAGAACCAACGGTACTACCATCGCGAATACCTAATTTATTGGTCAACGGTTCCGAGGGTATAGCTGTAGCCATGGCGACCAAATGTCCGCCACATAATCTTGGTGAGATAGTTGATGGTTTGCTTGCTATGATAGCGCAGCATTTTGAAGAAGGACCTGAACTAAGCTGGGAACGCTTGGAACAAATAATTCCTGGGCCAGATTTTCCAACGGCCGGTATTATATGCGGGCGAAGAGGATGTTCTCAAGCTTTGCGCACGGGAAGAGGATCGATTACCATTCGTGGTCGCGCGGAAATAGAAAGGAATGAAGCAGGAAATAAAGAACGAATCATTATTACTGAGATTCCATTTCAATTGAACAAGGCCCGTCTGTTGGAGCGTATTGCTGAACTCACCCGCTCAAAGCGAATAGAAGGAATTTCTGACTTACGCGACGAATCATCCGATCGGGGTGGCATGCGGATCGTGGTTGAAATCAAACGTGATGCCATGGCAGAGGTTGTGCTTAATTCTCTTTTTCAGCACACTCCTTTGCAGGGGAGCTATTCGGTCAACATGTTGAGCATTGTCGATGGTCAGCCCATGACGCTCAATATGATGCAGATGCTGGATAATTTTCTCAATTATAGAAGAAAGATAGTAACCCGACGAAGTCGATATGAGCTCAAACAGGCGAGTGCTCGTTTTCATATCATAGCTGGTTTGCTTACTGCTCTTGATGATATTGATCAGGTGATCACCACCATAAGAAGTTCAAAAAATACAGAAGAAGCACGACTAAAACTCATGGCTCTCAAATTTATTAATGCCACTAGGATAGAGCTCTTTTTAGCAAAACCCACAGCGCAGATAGGTGATTGGTTAGAACAGGGTTTTGCAGGGCTCGATCTTGATCAAGCTAACGCGATTTTAGAAATGCGTTTGGCACGTCTGGTTGGGCTTGAAAGAGAAAAATTAATTAACGAGGCCAAAGAGCTCTTACTTGAGATCAAAAAACTAAATTTAATTCTCTCTGATGTTAAGGTTCTGATGGGAGTTATCAAGGAAGAATTAATTGAAGTAAAAGATCAATTTGCTAGCCCTCGTCGAAGTATTTTTGACCGTGAAGCTGAGGCGTTGAGTAAGGAAGATTTGATCGCAGAAGAAGATGTATTGGTTACCATCAGTCATCTGGGTTATGTGAAGAGAGTACAACTTTCGAATTATCGGGCCCAGCGACGAGGAGGTAAGGGTAAAACTGCGGTGGTAGCTCGTAATGAGGATTTTGTACAAGATGCTTTTGTTGCATCAACTCATGCTTATCTCCTGACCTTTACTAATCTTGGACGAGTGTACTGGGTAAAAGTTCACGAATTACCTGAGGGGGGAACTTCTTCGAAGGGACGGCCCATTGTAAATTTAGTTTCTCTCGACGATGGAGAGCAGGTGTGTGCTATTTTACCTGTGCGCCAGTTTCCAGAAATCGAAGGTAAGCAATTTATTATTACCTGCACCAAAAACGGCAAGGTAAAGAAGACAGATTTGCTCGCCTATAGTAATCCTCGCTCTACAGGGCTGATCGCATGTGGAATAGAAGAAAATGATGAGCTTATCGCTGTAAAACTGAGCGATGGACAAAATGACGTCTTGCTTTCTACTGAAAAAGGTATGGCTATCAGATTCATGGAAACCGATGTTCGTGGTTTTGGACGCCAAGCGGTGGGAGTACGAGGAATTAAATTAAAAGATAGCGACAAAGTTGTATCGATGGAAATAATTAACAATGATGCAACTATTCTGACTGTTACCAAAAATGGTTATGGTAAGCGTACAGCTGTTGAAGAATATCGTAGGCAGACGAGAGGAGGCTATGGACTTATCACTATAAAAGTTGATGAGCGAAATGGTCCAGTTGTAGCAGCCATGCAAGTTAAGGATGAGGATGAGATTATGATCGTTACCAATCTTGGTAAGCTTATCAGAATGAGTGTCGACGGCGTTTCAACCTACGGTAGAAATACCAAAGGACTTCGACTTATTTCAATTGATAAAGAATTAGGGGAATCGGTAAGCTCCTTGGTGCATATAAAAGATGAAACAAGTGATGAGAGTATCGACTAA
- the rseP gene encoding RIP metalloprotease RseP produces the protein MQILAGVILLGILIIFHELGHFLFAKMLGVRVLVFSLGFGPKLLSFKIGETEYRLSAIPLGGYIRMFGESLEEQPNEADRKISFMHQAIWRKSLIAFAGPFFNFILPVLLLFSLSLGQEQVLIPRIGTVLPGGVADQAGMLPGDKIISIDGKKIYDFGEMAGIIANSPSRPLNVKIERSNADGSQAIVALRLTPDAQASMNPIEQDKMVGRIGIMPAVMEPVVVLDDSSIFKKENLLQNFDKIIEVDNKPIKSVQALDDALENLWPSSVIKIEREGADGKKQELVIQAPNQGLKQILEADVIIKNTAVADADTPKLHTKIEATESLLVKDRKKTFAHWGVALAMGSIKELKENSPAASLGLKKGDRIVSVNGERLLSQFHLQQSLLQNMKKIQVLGVVTPAHDMFVYAFKLPDSIEENFKLDAGLPDIFGISLPNVFHQGETIGRNVGPIEAFNRSIKQTYSIISMTTKSIWMLIKGDAPASSIGGPIQLFDVAQQAAHKGLSYYLYVMCLLSVNLGLLNLLPIPALDGGHLLLFAIEAIQRKPLTIRTRAIAMQIGFAILLSIMVLAVFNDISRLFR, from the coding sequence ATGCAGATCTTAGCTGGTGTTATTTTATTAGGGATTCTCATTATATTTCACGAGTTGGGACACTTTTTATTCGCCAAAATGCTGGGAGTTCGAGTTTTAGTCTTTTCATTGGGTTTTGGGCCAAAGCTACTTAGTTTCAAAATTGGCGAGACCGAGTACCGTCTGAGCGCGATCCCTCTGGGAGGCTATATCAGAATGTTTGGAGAGTCTTTAGAAGAACAGCCAAACGAAGCAGATAGAAAAATAAGTTTTATGCATCAAGCGATTTGGCGAAAATCTTTGATTGCTTTTGCCGGGCCTTTTTTTAATTTCATCTTGCCTGTTTTATTGCTTTTTTCACTGTCGCTAGGACAGGAACAGGTTTTGATTCCTCGTATTGGTACTGTATTGCCCGGAGGCGTAGCCGATCAAGCAGGAATGTTGCCTGGAGATAAGATAATTAGTATCGATGGCAAAAAGATTTATGATTTTGGGGAGATGGCTGGGATTATTGCTAATTCACCTAGCAGGCCGTTGAATGTAAAAATTGAACGAAGCAATGCTGATGGTAGTCAAGCAATAGTTGCTCTGAGACTCACTCCTGATGCGCAAGCTTCAATGAATCCGATTGAACAAGATAAAATGGTTGGACGCATTGGTATTATGCCTGCGGTCATGGAGCCTGTGGTTGTGCTCGATGACTCGAGCATATTCAAAAAAGAAAATCTCTTACAAAACTTCGACAAAATAATTGAGGTAGATAACAAACCTATAAAGAGTGTTCAGGCTTTGGATGATGCTTTAGAAAACCTGTGGCCAAGTTCAGTTATTAAAATTGAAAGAGAGGGGGCCGATGGAAAAAAACAAGAACTTGTTATCCAAGCCCCTAATCAAGGATTAAAACAGATTTTGGAGGCGGATGTTATCATTAAAAACACTGCCGTAGCCGACGCAGATACTCCGAAGCTGCACACAAAAATTGAAGCCACTGAATCACTTTTGGTCAAAGATAGAAAAAAAACCTTTGCTCATTGGGGAGTGGCTTTAGCCATGGGAAGCATCAAGGAGCTTAAAGAAAATTCACCAGCCGCATCTTTAGGACTCAAAAAGGGAGATCGCATTGTTTCTGTTAACGGGGAGCGTCTTTTAAGTCAGTTTCATCTGCAGCAAAGCCTGTTGCAAAATATGAAAAAAATCCAAGTATTAGGTGTAGTAACTCCCGCACATGATATGTTCGTTTATGCATTCAAGCTTCCTGACAGTATCGAAGAAAACTTCAAACTTGATGCCGGCCTACCTGATATTTTTGGCATAAGTCTGCCCAATGTATTCCATCAGGGAGAAACAATTGGGCGTAATGTTGGGCCCATAGAAGCATTTAATAGATCGATTAAGCAGACTTATTCGATTATAAGCATGACCACAAAATCTATTTGGATGTTGATCAAGGGGGATGCACCCGCTTCTTCAATTGGAGGTCCTATTCAATTGTTTGATGTGGCTCAACAAGCGGCTCATAAGGGGCTTTCATATTATCTTTATGTTATGTGCCTATTGAGTGTGAATTTGGGACTCCTCAATCTCTTGCCAATACCTGCTCTCGATGGTGGGCACTTGTTGCTTTTTGCAATCGAAGCCATACAAAGGAAACCATTGACTATAAGAACTAGGGCAATCGCTATGCAAATAGGTTTTGCCATTTTATTGAGTATTATGGTGCTAGCAGTTTTTAATGATATTTCGCGTCTTTTTCGCTAA
- a CDS encoding ribonucleotide-diphosphate reductase subunit beta: MLLDPGMELTLRPMRYPQFFEMYKNAIKNTWTVDEVDLKSDIDDLRQKLNPKETHLINRLVAFFATGDSIVAHNLVINLYRHINAPEARMYLSRQLYEEALHVQFYLTLLDTYLPDPKERQAAFAAVDNIPSIKRKAEFCFRWMDSIHMLDKLETQTHRKQFLLNLICFAACIEGLFFFAAFAYVYYLRSKGLLHGLATGTNWVFRDESAHMEFAFSIVDTVRGEEPELFDDELESQVREMLLEAIECELGFGEDVLTGGISGFSMLELKQYLQFVADQRMARLGFKPMFGVSNPFSFMELQNVQELANFFERRVSAYQIGVVGEVAFDEAF, translated from the coding sequence ATGCTGCTTGATCCCGGTATGGAGCTTACATTACGCCCCATGCGTTATCCTCAATTTTTTGAAATGTATAAAAATGCCATAAAAAATACCTGGACCGTTGATGAGGTTGATCTTAAGTCTGATATCGATGATTTAAGGCAGAAGTTAAATCCAAAAGAAACTCATCTCATCAATCGTCTGGTAGCTTTTTTTGCAACCGGCGACTCTATTGTCGCTCATAATTTGGTGATCAACCTATATCGCCATATCAACGCTCCCGAAGCGCGTATGTATCTATCAAGGCAGCTTTATGAGGAAGCGTTGCATGTGCAATTTTATTTGACTCTGCTTGATACCTATTTGCCTGATCCCAAAGAGAGACAGGCAGCTTTTGCGGCAGTGGATAATATACCTTCAATAAAGAGAAAGGCAGAGTTTTGTTTCAGGTGGATGGATTCGATTCATATGCTCGATAAACTTGAAACACAAACTCATCGAAAGCAGTTTTTGCTGAATCTTATATGTTTTGCCGCATGTATCGAAGGTTTGTTTTTTTTCGCAGCTTTTGCTTACGTGTATTATCTCAGGTCAAAGGGGCTTCTTCATGGTTTAGCAACTGGTACCAATTGGGTATTTCGCGATGAAAGTGCTCATATGGAATTCGCCTTTAGTATTGTCGATACCGTAAGAGGAGAAGAACCAGAGTTGTTTGATGATGAGTTGGAGTCTCAAGTACGAGAAATGCTTTTAGAAGCGATTGAGTGTGAACTGGGTTTTGGCGAAGATGTTTTGACTGGAGGAATTTCGGGTTTCTCCATGTTAGAGCTCAAGCAGTATCTGCAATTTGTGGCAGATCAGCGGATGGCACGGCTTGGCTTTAAGCCAATGTTTGGTGTAAGCAATCCTTTTTCTTTTATGGAGCTGCAGAATGTGCAGGAACTGGCCAATTTTTTTGAGAGGCGTGTTTCAGCGTATCAAATTGGTGTTGTAGGCGAAGTAGCTTTTGACGAAGCGTTTTAA
- a CDS encoding ribonucleoside-diphosphate reductase subunit alpha, with translation MHDRGKLMKNLDERSEHIVTRFSQGLLINPKDMLNRFKQSAQDQMSDTEICDLLIRQAASRIVEEPDFGVFAVRLLNVKISDEVAVESVHNFFDSIKLGFEQGLLSESIFNFVNENQAELNRVVDDSYNDLFTYFGLATIYDRYLLRHPTKRTVIERPQYMLLRVASGIFQDLPSVIDLYQQMASFSYMPGSPTLFNAGTKNPQLSSCFLVDSPNDSLEGIYKRYMDVAKLSKHGGGIGISYSKVRSRGSLIKGTNGRSSGIVPWLKTLDSSVSAVNQGGRRKGACCIYLETWHSDIEEFLELRDNTGDEAQRTHNLNLANWVPDLFMERVKQDELWSLFDPSCVPLLCETYGDEFNQIYQDAEKKGLYTRQIKARDLYGRMMKTLAQTGNGWMTFKDTSNKKSNQTGKPEQVIHLSNLCTEILEVGCEDEIAVCNLGSINLARHLNQKQFDFAKLKGTVQRAIRQLNRVIDRTFYPVEETKKSNQKWRPVGLGVMGLQDVFFALGLPFDSADAKALTRKIAEEIYYWALSTSVDLAQEEGPHANFGLTKAKEGVLQFDLWGQKAEQEERFDLLKERIKKYGLRNSLTIAIAPTATIASIVGCYECIEPQLSNLFKRETLSGEFLQINQYLVRDLKKQGLWTQDIRDQIIANNGSVQNIDEIPGQLKWLYRTAWELPQKELIDLAVARGPFIDQSQSLNLFMETPNIGKLSSMYFYAWQSGLKTCYYLRSRPATQISKTTKAVSTQEAVACSLENPDICEACG, from the coding sequence ATGCATGATCGAGGAAAATTGATGAAAAATTTGGATGAACGAAGTGAACATATAGTGACTCGTTTTTCTCAAGGGCTTCTTATAAATCCCAAAGATATGCTCAACAGATTTAAGCAGAGTGCTCAAGACCAAATGTCCGATACGGAAATTTGCGATCTTTTGATTAGGCAGGCTGCTTCACGTATTGTTGAAGAACCTGATTTTGGCGTTTTTGCAGTACGTTTGCTCAATGTAAAAATCTCAGATGAAGTAGCTGTCGAGAGTGTGCATAATTTTTTTGATTCCATCAAACTTGGGTTTGAGCAAGGTTTACTAAGTGAAAGTATTTTTAATTTTGTGAATGAAAATCAAGCAGAGCTTAATAGAGTTGTGGATGATTCTTACAACGATCTGTTTACCTACTTTGGCCTTGCAACAATCTATGACCGTTATTTATTGCGACATCCCACCAAACGTACTGTCATAGAACGCCCTCAGTATATGTTATTGCGTGTGGCATCAGGAATTTTTCAAGATCTGCCAAGCGTTATAGATCTTTACCAACAAATGGCATCTTTTTCTTATATGCCAGGTAGCCCGACTTTATTTAATGCAGGCACTAAAAATCCTCAGCTTTCCTCATGTTTTTTGGTTGATTCTCCTAACGATAGTCTCGAGGGAATTTATAAGCGCTATATGGATGTGGCTAAATTATCCAAACACGGTGGAGGAATAGGTATTTCTTATTCTAAAGTGCGTTCTAGGGGCTCATTGATCAAGGGGACTAACGGCCGCTCAAGCGGTATTGTTCCATGGCTTAAAACTTTAGATTCATCTGTATCGGCAGTCAATCAAGGTGGCCGTAGAAAGGGAGCATGCTGCATATATTTAGAAACGTGGCACAGTGATATTGAAGAATTTTTAGAGCTGCGTGATAACACTGGAGACGAAGCGCAACGCACTCATAATCTCAATCTTGCAAACTGGGTTCCCGATCTCTTTATGGAACGCGTAAAACAAGATGAACTTTGGTCCTTATTTGATCCGAGCTGTGTTCCTTTATTGTGTGAAACTTATGGCGATGAATTTAATCAAATTTATCAAGATGCCGAAAAAAAAGGTCTGTACACCCGGCAGATTAAAGCTCGTGATCTTTATGGACGCATGATGAAAACCTTGGCCCAAACTGGCAATGGGTGGATGACCTTTAAAGATACTAGCAATAAAAAATCCAACCAGACCGGCAAACCTGAACAAGTTATTCACCTTTCCAATCTGTGTACAGAAATATTGGAAGTTGGATGCGAGGATGAGATAGCGGTCTGTAATCTTGGTTCAATAAACCTTGCTCGGCACCTTAATCAAAAACAGTTCGATTTTGCTAAACTTAAAGGCACTGTTCAAAGGGCTATAAGACAGCTCAATCGTGTGATAGATAGGACATTTTATCCGGTTGAGGAAACCAAAAAATCAAATCAAAAATGGCGTCCGGTAGGTTTAGGAGTTATGGGCTTGCAAGATGTATTTTTTGCCTTGGGCCTGCCCTTTGATAGTGCAGATGCCAAAGCTCTTACTCGCAAAATAGCTGAAGAAATTTATTACTGGGCCCTTTCTACTAGTGTAGATTTGGCTCAAGAAGAAGGTCCTCATGCCAACTTCGGCCTGACGAAAGCTAAAGAGGGAGTATTGCAGTTCGACCTTTGGGGACAAAAAGCAGAACAAGAAGAACGCTTTGATCTTCTCAAAGAGCGCATTAAAAAATACGGGTTGCGTAATTCTTTGACGATAGCAATAGCTCCCACTGCAACTATCGCTTCAATTGTTGGGTGTTATGAGTGCATCGAACCGCAACTGTCCAATCTGTTCAAACGAGAAACCTTGTCTGGAGAATTTTTACAAATAAACCAATATTTAGTTAGGGATCTCAAGAAGCAAGGGCTCTGGACGCAGGATATTCGTGACCAAATAATTGCTAACAATGGTTCTGTGCAGAATATTGATGAGATACCAGGGCAGCTCAAGTGGCTTTACCGGACTGCATGGGAATTGCCACAGAAGGAATTGATCGATTTGGCCGTTGCTCGAGGGCCTTTTATTGATCAAAGTCAGTCACTTAATTTATTCATGGAAACACCGAATATCGGTAAATTATCATCAATGTATTTTTATGCTTGGCAATCAGGTTTGAAAACTTGTTATTATTTGCGTTCGCGTCCGGCGACTCAAATATCAAAGACAACTAAAGCGGTGAGTACCCAAGAAGCTGTAGCTTGTTCATTAGAAAATCCAGATATTTGCGAAGCTTGTGGTTAA